The following are encoded together in the bacterium genome:
- the proX gene encoding glycine betaine/L-proline ABC transporter substrate-binding protein ProX, with product MAQSLPETIVRRTLIACSLSALALLAMGAVVPALGQTEEDPAGAKTVRMARATWDTGWFQAEVYRLLLLRLGYRVEGPVTMENPDFYRAVAAGEVDLWVNGWFPTHDGLIEEDFVERVGTQVDAGALQGYFVDAATAGAHAITNLGDLADPEVAALFDLDADGRADLIGCETGWTCSHIIEHQLEAFGLDTTVEQVQGDYSPLIADTIARFEAGQPVLYYTWTPNWTVGELVPGRDVVWLETPFPSLPPDQSAFLDQTSIPGIPGCANDPCLVGWPPNDIRAVANSGFLEANPAVRRLLEQVVIPLGDISEQNAHMVRDHGDPEDIRQHAREWVARNSDVVSAWIEAADPGAIALDTGVGTDTVAAGGVLRVAARTLPPFVIYDQGTYNGFEVDLVKLIAAHLGRTVEIYAVDTVAKQVDDIHRGVADVGLGGVAITGPREEAIDFSLPLLDTGLTIMTPTSGSQAVWDRISVFLSAIWGSDLPWLLVVFAVAVLIAAHLIWWLERTHNPDFATPYGRGIWDSFYWSVVTMSTVGYGDKVARGRLGRLFALIWIALGTLVFASFTAAIASSLAVNELRGAIDGPADLPGHRIATVHDSAGYDYLTGLGVGPVVVHGVEHAYDLLAQGEVDAVVFDAPVLQFHVARQGQGRVTTVGPLFEKVQYGLMVGEDDIALREQIDLALLDLIESGAYKQIHDRWFGAFG from the coding sequence TTGGCGCAGTCCCTACCGGAGACCATCGTGCGCCGCACCCTGATCGCCTGTTCACTGTCGGCTCTGGCACTTCTGGCCATGGGAGCGGTTGTCCCTGCTCTGGGCCAGACGGAGGAGGATCCCGCCGGAGCGAAGACGGTGCGGATGGCCAGGGCGACCTGGGACACCGGCTGGTTCCAGGCCGAGGTATACCGCCTGCTGCTACTGCGCCTGGGATATCGCGTGGAAGGTCCGGTCACCATGGAGAACCCGGACTTCTACCGAGCGGTGGCCGCCGGCGAGGTCGATCTCTGGGTGAACGGATGGTTCCCCACCCACGACGGTCTCATCGAGGAGGACTTCGTGGAGCGAGTCGGGACGCAGGTCGACGCCGGGGCTCTCCAGGGCTACTTCGTCGATGCGGCCACGGCCGGGGCGCACGCCATAACCAACCTCGGGGACCTGGCCGATCCCGAAGTCGCCGCGCTCTTCGACCTGGACGCCGACGGGCGGGCCGACCTGATCGGTTGCGAGACCGGGTGGACCTGTTCCCACATCATCGAGCACCAACTCGAAGCGTTCGGACTGGATACCACGGTCGAACAGGTCCAGGGCGACTATTCCCCGCTGATAGCGGACACGATCGCTCGGTTCGAGGCAGGACAGCCCGTCCTGTACTACACCTGGACTCCCAACTGGACGGTAGGCGAACTGGTGCCCGGCCGTGACGTGGTGTGGCTGGAGACACCGTTCCCCTCCCTGCCTCCCGACCAGTCAGCCTTTCTCGACCAGACCTCGATACCCGGTATACCGGGATGCGCCAACGATCCCTGCCTGGTCGGATGGCCCCCCAACGACATCCGGGCGGTGGCCAACTCCGGCTTTCTCGAGGCCAACCCGGCCGTTCGCCGGCTACTCGAACAGGTGGTGATCCCCCTCGGAGACATCTCCGAACAGAACGCCCACATGGTCCGGGACCACGGTGATCCGGAGGACATCCGACAACACGCCCGGGAATGGGTGGCGCGCAATTCGGACGTGGTGTCCGCGTGGATCGAAGCCGCCGATCCGGGGGCCATCGCGCTGGACACCGGCGTCGGAACCGATACTGTGGCCGCAGGGGGTGTGCTCCGAGTAGCCGCCCGTACCCTCCCGCCCTTCGTCATCTACGACCAAGGTACGTATAACGGCTTCGAGGTCGACCTGGTGAAGCTCATCGCCGCCCACCTCGGCAGGACGGTCGAGATCTACGCGGTCGACACCGTGGCCAAGCAGGTGGATGACATCCACCGCGGGGTAGCCGACGTGGGATTGGGGGGCGTGGCGATTACCGGCCCGCGCGAGGAAGCGATCGACTTCTCGCTTCCCCTGCTCGACACCGGACTCACGATCATGACCCCGACCAGCGGCTCCCAAGCGGTTTGGGACCGCATCTCGGTCTTTCTGTCGGCCATCTGGGGCTCGGACCTGCCGTGGCTGCTCGTGGTGTTCGCGGTTGCCGTTCTGATCGCCGCCCACCTGATCTGGTGGCTGGAACGGACGCACAACCCGGACTTCGCTACGCCCTACGGCCGAGGGATCTGGGACTCGTTCTACTGGTCCGTCGTGACCATGAGCACGGTCGGCTACGGGGACAAGGTGGCCCGTGGAAGATTGGGCAGGCTGTTCGCCTTGATCTGGATCGCTCTGGGGACCCTGGTGTTCGCCAGCTTTACGGCCGCCATCGCCTCGTCTCTGGCGGTGAACGAGCTCCGAGGCGCCATCGACGGACCCGCCGATCTTCCCGGTCACCGGATCGCTACCGTCCACGACTCGGCCGGGTACGACTACCTGACCGGTCTCGGAGTCGGCCCGGTCGTGGTGCACGGGGTCGAACATGCCTACGACCTGCTGGCGCAGGGCGAGGTCGATGCGGTCGTATTCGACGCTCCGGTTCTCCAGTTCCACGTGGCGCGCCAGGGCCAGGGCAGGGTGACCACGGTCGGCCCATTGTTCGAGAAGGTTCAGTACGGGCTGATGGTCGGCGAGGACGACATCGCGCTACGCGAGCAGATCGACCTGGCCCTCCTGGACCTCATCGAGTCCGGCGCCTACAAACAGATCCACGACCGGTGGTTCGGCGCCTTCGGTTGA
- a CDS encoding BCCT family transporter — MADGKGHDQDLDLTGISEAYEDWEKDQERRREAAIRERAHFQGLQVDPDIDFYPEVADREPGDKNIVRWGFDIHPQVTFYAAGFLVIFIAATLIFPDQAGGVFSAILTFINEKVGWLYIIAFNVFIGAALYFALGRYGKIRLGGPGALPEFSTPAWYAMLISAGLGIGLMFWGVAEPIFHLTAPPPLFDVEPLSTGAARASLATSYLHWGIHGWALYGLVALALGFFAYNRGLPLTFRSVFYPILGPKIYGGWGNAIDILTVVATLFGLATSLGFGASQAAAGLNKVFGVPDTLLVQILLIAGITGLATISVVAGLDAGVKRLSALNVWLAAAFLVFVLAVGPTLLVLSLYVESIGVYIQILPEFSFWNAALLDTQWQQWWTIFYWGWWISWSPFVGMFIARISKGRSVREMIVGTIVLPCLLCFLWFAVFGGAAMNLQMTGELDVATAVNENVATALFVMLEAFPWTFFVSIVGILLLVSFFVTSSDSGSLVVDHLTSGGKLDSPKPQRVFWALMEGAVAIVLLAGGGLSALQTAAVATGLPFLFVLLIMLWSLKKAFDEELDLLESHYDEAIFQAQHSGLIERLERGGDK, encoded by the coding sequence ATGGCTGACGGCAAGGGTCACGACCAGGACCTCGATCTCACCGGCATATCCGAGGCCTACGAGGACTGGGAGAAGGACCAAGAACGCCGCCGCGAGGCTGCCATCCGGGAACGTGCGCACTTCCAGGGTCTTCAGGTAGACCCTGACATCGACTTCTATCCCGAGGTGGCCGATCGGGAGCCCGGTGACAAGAACATAGTCAGGTGGGGATTCGACATACATCCCCAGGTGACGTTCTACGCCGCGGGATTCCTGGTGATCTTCATCGCGGCCACCCTGATCTTCCCGGATCAGGCGGGTGGGGTGTTCAGCGCCATCCTCACCTTCATCAACGAGAAGGTGGGCTGGCTGTACATCATCGCGTTCAACGTCTTCATCGGAGCCGCGCTCTACTTCGCGTTGGGCAGGTACGGCAAGATACGACTAGGCGGCCCGGGGGCCCTACCGGAGTTCTCCACCCCCGCCTGGTACGCCATGCTGATCTCGGCCGGCCTCGGCATCGGGTTGATGTTCTGGGGCGTGGCAGAGCCGATCTTCCACCTGACGGCGCCGCCTCCCCTGTTCGACGTAGAACCCTTGTCGACGGGCGCGGCCCGGGCATCGCTGGCGACCTCCTACCTCCACTGGGGGATCCATGGATGGGCGCTGTACGGCCTGGTAGCCCTCGCCCTGGGGTTCTTCGCCTATAACCGGGGACTGCCCCTGACCTTCCGCTCGGTCTTCTACCCGATCCTCGGTCCGAAGATCTACGGCGGATGGGGCAATGCGATCGATATCCTCACCGTGGTGGCCACCCTCTTCGGTCTGGCCACTTCGCTGGGGTTCGGCGCCTCGCAGGCCGCCGCGGGGCTGAACAAGGTCTTCGGCGTACCGGATACCCTGCTGGTCCAGATTCTGCTCATCGCAGGTATCACGGGGCTGGCCACCATCTCGGTTGTGGCCGGCCTGGACGCCGGAGTCAAGAGGCTCAGCGCGCTCAACGTATGGCTGGCCGCGGCCTTCCTGGTCTTCGTACTGGCGGTGGGCCCGACCCTGCTGGTCCTCTCGCTGTACGTGGAGAGCATCGGCGTCTACATCCAGATCCTGCCGGAGTTCTCGTTCTGGAACGCAGCCCTGCTCGACACGCAGTGGCAGCAGTGGTGGACCATCTTCTACTGGGGATGGTGGATCTCCTGGTCCCCCTTCGTAGGCATGTTCATCGCCCGGATCTCCAAGGGGCGCTCGGTGCGGGAAATGATCGTCGGTACGATCGTCCTTCCCTGCCTCCTGTGCTTTCTGTGGTTCGCGGTGTTCGGCGGAGCAGCCATGAACCTGCAGATGACCGGAGAACTGGACGTTGCGACGGCGGTGAACGAGAACGTGGCGACCGCCCTGTTCGTGATGCTGGAGGCCTTCCCATGGACCTTCTTCGTCTCGATAGTGGGCATCCTGCTACTGGTCTCGTTCTTCGTCACCTCGTCGGACTCGGGATCCCTGGTGGTGGACCACCTGACCTCGGGCGGAAAGCTCGACTCGCCTAAACCGCAGCGCGTGTTCTGGGCGTTGATGGAAGGCGCGGTGGCAATCGTGTTGCTGGCCGGAGGCGGCCTGTCCGCCCTACAAACGGCAGCGGTGGCGACCGGACTGCCCTTCCTATTCGTGCTCCTGATCATGCTGTGGAGCCTGAAGAAGGCCTTCGACGAAGAGCTCGACCTCTTGGAGAGCCATTACGACGAGGCCATCTTCCAAGCCCAACACAGCGGATTGATCGAGCGGTTGGAGAGAGGAGGTGACAAGTGA
- a CDS encoding class I SAM-dependent methyltransferase: protein MTEADDPAYEEEVGPLFLQVLGPRSGQVLLDLGCGEGRIGERLAAQGVRVVGVDVNLELASLASGRHPVFLGRLPDLACVRDEAVDGAYAVLALEHLEDSGRFFAETARATRSGGSLTIVINHPVYTAPGSGPVIDPTDGELFWRFGEYLSEGRTREPAGDRSVEFIHRPIGTLLTQAATAGWSLDAALEQGVGSRAASRDPILAQHGDIPHLMALRWRRD from the coding sequence ATGACCGAGGCCGATGATCCGGCCTACGAGGAAGAGGTGGGTCCGCTCTTCCTCCAAGTGCTCGGGCCGCGGAGCGGGCAGGTATTGCTGGACCTGGGTTGCGGGGAAGGGCGCATCGGCGAGAGGCTGGCTGCCCAGGGCGTCCGGGTTGTCGGTGTGGACGTCAATCTCGAGCTGGCCAGCCTGGCCTCGGGTCGCCATCCGGTGTTCCTCGGCCGGCTGCCCGACCTGGCGTGTGTACGCGACGAGGCGGTGGACGGCGCCTACGCCGTCCTGGCGCTGGAGCACCTCGAAGACTCGGGGCGCTTCTTCGCCGAGACCGCCCGGGCCACCCGCTCCGGTGGGTCGTTGACGATCGTCATCAACCATCCCGTCTACACGGCTCCCGGGTCCGGGCCGGTGATCGACCCGACCGACGGCGAGTTGTTCTGGAGGTTCGGGGAATACCTGAGCGAGGGCCGAACCCGGGAGCCGGCCGGAGACCGGTCCGTCGAGTTCATCCACCGACCTATCGGAACGCTGCTCACCCAAGCGGCCACGGCGGGGTGGTCACTCGATGCGGCGCTGGAGCAGGGTGTGGGTTCAAGAGCCGCCTCCAGAGATCCGATCCTTGCTCAGCACGGCGACATCCCCCATCTCATGGCGCTCCGCTGGCGGCGCGATTGA
- the uvrA gene encoding excinuclease ABC subunit UvrA gives MRDKLIVRGAREHNLQDISIELPRERFIVFTGLSGSGKSSLAFDTIYAEGQRRYVESLSAYARQFLGQMDKPDVDFIEGLSPAISIDQKTASRNPRSTVGTVTEIHDYLRLLYARIGTPHCPRCGKVVERQTPQQIVDRIAGLDEGTRFQVLAPIVRGRKGEYEELFRDLSRQGFSRARVDGEIVDLAESIRLDRYYTHTIEVVVDRLVAGRGGVRRLTDSLETALGLTGGTAVIDIIGGSELTFSQHLSCDSCGISFDQMEPRSFSFNSPYGACEACSGIGTRFEVDPRLVVPDDERSIADGALAPWASNSNRYYQHLLNGLARTLGFDVDTPFCDLDSEHQQAVLYGTGDLKIQVSFTNRFGRRRRYRAKYEGVIPVLRRRHEQTESDRARSLYEEYMRQVPCPTCSGARLNPVSLAVTVGGMNIFEVCDRSIRGTLEALERLELGERDATIAGPVLKEIRERLRFLLDVGLEYLTLYRGAASLSGGEAQRIRLATQIGSGLVGVLYVLDEPSIGLHQRDNRRLLETLLRLRDLGNTLIVVEHDEETIRTADHVVDLGPGAGERGGHVVAQGELSDLVAEPESLTGAYMDGRRRIPTPEHRRNGDGRWLRVIGAAENNLRDLDVDLPLGKLIAVTGVSGSGKSSLVQEILSKGLHSHLYRSRTVPGRHRRIEGMGQLDKVINIDQSPIGRTPRSNAATYTKVFDRIRKLFSSTPEARARGYLPGRFSFNVKGGRCEACRGDGTIRIEMHFLPDVYVLCEICEGRRYNRDTLQVLWKGRSIADVLNMPAEEALSFFEAQPPIARIVQTICDVGLGYIRLGQPAPTLSGGEAQRVKLASELGKRATGNTFYILDEPTTGLHFEDTRKLLEVLHRLVDTGNTVVVIEHNLDVVRSADWIIDLGPEGGDEGGRIVASGTPEQVAAVPESYTGKFLRDVLA, from the coding sequence ATCAGAGACAAGCTCATCGTTCGCGGAGCACGCGAGCACAACCTCCAGGACATCTCCATCGAGTTGCCGCGAGAGAGGTTCATCGTCTTCACCGGCCTGTCCGGGTCCGGAAAGTCCAGCCTGGCGTTCGACACCATCTACGCCGAGGGCCAGCGCCGCTACGTCGAGAGCCTGTCGGCGTACGCACGCCAGTTCCTGGGCCAGATGGACAAGCCCGACGTGGACTTCATCGAGGGCCTGTCACCTGCCATCTCGATCGACCAGAAGACCGCCAGCCGGAATCCCCGTTCCACGGTCGGAACCGTCACCGAGATCCATGACTACCTCCGCCTCCTCTATGCCCGGATCGGTACGCCCCACTGTCCCCGGTGCGGGAAGGTGGTGGAGCGCCAGACGCCCCAGCAGATCGTCGACCGCATAGCCGGGCTCGACGAGGGCACCCGCTTCCAGGTGCTGGCGCCCATCGTCCGGGGACGGAAGGGGGAGTACGAGGAGTTGTTCCGGGACCTGTCCCGCCAGGGATTCAGCCGGGCCAGGGTCGACGGTGAGATCGTCGACCTGGCCGAGTCCATCCGTCTCGACCGCTACTACACCCACACCATCGAGGTGGTGGTGGACCGGCTGGTAGCAGGCCGGGGCGGTGTGCGGCGCCTCACCGACTCTCTGGAGACCGCCCTGGGACTGACGGGCGGCACCGCGGTCATCGACATCATCGGCGGGTCCGAGTTGACCTTCAGCCAGCATCTCTCCTGCGACAGTTGCGGTATCTCGTTCGACCAGATGGAGCCCCGCTCGTTCTCGTTCAACAGCCCCTACGGCGCCTGCGAGGCCTGCTCGGGTATCGGCACCAGGTTCGAGGTGGACCCCCGTCTGGTCGTGCCCGATGACGAGCGCTCCATCGCGGACGGCGCGCTCGCCCCGTGGGCTAGCAACAGCAACCGCTACTACCAGCATCTCCTCAACGGCCTGGCGAGAACGCTGGGCTTCGACGTCGACACCCCGTTCTGCGACCTTGACAGCGAGCACCAGCAGGCCGTGCTGTACGGAACCGGAGACCTCAAGATCCAGGTGTCCTTCACCAACCGGTTCGGCCGCCGGCGGCGCTACCGGGCCAAGTACGAAGGGGTGATCCCGGTACTGCGACGGCGCCACGAGCAGACCGAGTCGGATCGGGCCCGGTCGTTGTACGAGGAGTACATGCGCCAGGTACCCTGCCCGACCTGCTCCGGCGCCCGCCTCAACCCGGTGTCACTGGCCGTCACCGTGGGGGGAATGAACATCTTCGAGGTCTGCGACCGGTCGATCCGGGGCACGCTCGAAGCCCTCGAGCGGCTGGAGCTCGGCGAACGGGATGCGACCATCGCCGGTCCGGTGCTCAAGGAGATCCGGGAGCGTCTCAGGTTCCTCCTCGACGTGGGTCTCGAGTACCTGACCCTCTACCGGGGCGCGGCCAGCCTCTCCGGAGGCGAGGCGCAGCGCATCCGCCTGGCAACCCAGATCGGCTCCGGGCTGGTGGGCGTTCTCTACGTGCTCGACGAGCCTTCCATCGGCCTCCACCAGCGCGACAACCGGCGGCTGCTGGAGACGCTGCTCCGGCTCCGTGATCTCGGCAACACCCTGATCGTGGTCGAGCACGACGAGGAGACCATCCGGACCGCCGACCATGTGGTCGACCTGGGACCGGGAGCGGGGGAGCGGGGCGGGCACGTGGTGGCCCAGGGCGAGCTATCCGACCTCGTGGCCGAGCCGGAGTCGCTGACCGGCGCCTACATGGATGGGCGGCGGCGCATACCCACCCCCGAGCACCGCCGCAACGGCGACGGGCGGTGGCTCAGGGTGATCGGGGCCGCCGAGAACAACCTACGAGACCTCGACGTGGACCTCCCCCTGGGGAAGCTGATCGCTGTCACAGGAGTGTCCGGGAGCGGTAAGTCCTCCCTGGTCCAGGAAATCCTGTCGAAGGGCCTCCACAGCCATCTGTACCGCTCGCGCACCGTTCCGGGAAGGCACCGCCGCATCGAAGGAATGGGGCAACTCGACAAGGTGATCAACATCGACCAGTCGCCCATCGGACGCACACCCCGCTCGAACGCCGCTACGTACACGAAGGTGTTCGACCGGATCCGCAAGCTGTTCTCCTCCACCCCCGAGGCCAGGGCCCGCGGCTACCTGCCTGGGCGGTTCTCGTTCAACGTCAAGGGCGGGCGCTGCGAGGCCTGCCGGGGCGACGGCACGATCCGGATCGAGATGCACTTCCTGCCGGACGTCTACGTACTGTGCGAGATCTGCGAGGGCCGGCGCTACAACCGGGACACCCTGCAGGTGCTCTGGAAGGGCCGGTCGATCGCCGACGTCCTGAACATGCCCGCCGAGGAGGCCCTCTCGTTCTTCGAGGCCCAGCCCCCGATCGCCCGGATCGTCCAGACCATCTGCGACGTCGGCCTCGGTTACATCCGCTTGGGCCAGCCCGCGCCGACCCTCTCGGGCGGGGAGGCCCAGCGGGTGAAGCTGGCGTCCGAGCTGGGCAAGCGGGCCACCGGCAACACCTTCTACATCCTCGACGAGCCCACGACCGGACTCCATTTCGAGGACACGCGCAAGCTCCTGGAAGTGCTCCACCGCCTCGTGGACACGGGCAACACGGTCGTGGTGATCGAGCACAACCTGGACGTGGTGCGTTCCGCCGACTGGATCATCGACCTCGGCCCGGAAGGGGGGGATGAGGGCGGACGGATCGTGGCCTCGGGAACCCCCGAGCAGGTAGCCGCCGTACCCGAGTCCTACACCGGCAAGTTCCTGCGGGACGTCCTCGCGTAG
- the uvrB gene encoding excinuclease ABC subunit UvrB, with product MADFAVVSDFNPAGDQPAAITALAQGVERGDAFQTLLGITGSGKSATIAWTIERAQRPALVIAPNKALAAQLASEFRQFFPGNRVEYFVSYYDYYQPEAYIPQTDTYIEKDATINDEIDRLRHAATSSLLFRDDVVIVASVSCIYGLGSPDEYAGQVLRLIRGVEFPLHQAIRRLVDIQYQRNEVNLVRGRFRVRGDTLEVFPAYEETIARVEYFGDEVERIVRINPVTGEIIDEMKELWVYPATHYAASEERMERAMVGIQAELRERLAELEQQGKLLEAQRLRMRTTYDLEMIREVGFCSGIENYSRHIDGREPGEAPYTLLDYFPDDFLTIIDESHVAIPQLHGQYEGDRSRKDVLVEHGFRLPSALDNRPLRFDEWLEKTGQVIFMSATPSPFERRHSDNIVEQIVRPTGLVDPEVVVRPAKGQIDDLIGEIRDQAVLGNRILVTTLTKKMSEDLTDYLLEMGVRARYLHSEINTLERVQLLRDLRLGDYDVLVGINLLREGLDLPEVSLVAILDADKEGFLRSETSLIQIIGRAARNVSGRVIMYADDVTDSMRAAIGETNRRRHLQVRYNEEHGIDPQTIRKKVSDILELVSSSGPSSRRRDRSLGSMEVSFPVELAGEDLGRLIQSLEDEMREAARELRFEYAARLRDEVTELKREMKELSEVIR from the coding sequence GTGGCGGACTTCGCAGTTGTCTCCGACTTCAACCCGGCCGGTGATCAACCTGCCGCCATCACCGCGCTCGCCCAAGGCGTGGAGCGGGGCGACGCCTTCCAGACGCTGCTGGGCATAACCGGCTCCGGGAAGTCAGCCACCATCGCCTGGACCATCGAGCGGGCCCAACGCCCTGCCCTGGTGATTGCTCCCAACAAGGCCCTCGCGGCCCAGTTGGCCTCGGAGTTCCGCCAGTTCTTCCCCGGCAACCGGGTCGAGTACTTCGTTTCCTACTACGACTACTACCAGCCGGAGGCCTACATCCCCCAGACCGACACCTACATCGAGAAGGACGCCACCATCAACGACGAGATCGACCGGCTCCGTCACGCGGCCACCTCGTCGCTGCTGTTCCGGGACGATGTGGTGATCGTGGCCAGCGTGTCCTGCATCTACGGTCTGGGCAGTCCCGACGAGTACGCCGGGCAGGTCCTGCGCCTGATACGAGGCGTCGAGTTCCCGCTCCACCAGGCCATCCGCCGGCTGGTGGACATCCAGTACCAGCGCAACGAGGTGAACCTGGTGCGGGGGCGCTTCCGGGTCAGGGGCGACACCCTTGAAGTCTTCCCCGCCTACGAGGAGACCATCGCCCGGGTGGAGTACTTCGGCGATGAGGTGGAGCGGATCGTCCGGATCAACCCGGTGACAGGTGAGATCATCGACGAGATGAAGGAGCTGTGGGTCTATCCGGCCACCCACTACGCCGCGTCGGAGGAGCGCATGGAGAGGGCGATGGTGGGCATCCAGGCCGAACTGCGGGAACGGCTGGCGGAGCTGGAGCAGCAGGGAAAGCTGCTCGAGGCACAGCGGCTTCGCATGCGCACCACCTACGACCTGGAGATGATCCGGGAGGTGGGGTTCTGCTCCGGGATCGAGAACTACAGCCGCCATATCGACGGCAGGGAGCCGGGGGAGGCGCCCTACACGTTGCTGGACTACTTCCCCGACGACTTCCTGACCATCATCGACGAGAGCCACGTGGCGATCCCGCAGCTACATGGCCAGTACGAGGGGGATCGAAGCCGGAAGGACGTGCTGGTGGAGCACGGTTTCCGCCTGCCTTCGGCCCTTGACAACCGGCCGCTGCGCTTCGACGAGTGGCTGGAGAAGACCGGCCAGGTGATCTTCATGTCGGCCACCCCCAGCCCCTTCGAGCGCAGGCACTCCGACAACATCGTCGAGCAGATAGTGCGGCCCACCGGGCTGGTCGATCCCGAGGTGGTGGTCAGGCCCGCCAAGGGCCAGATCGACGACCTGATCGGGGAGATACGGGACCAGGCCGTGCTGGGCAACCGGATACTGGTCACCACGCTGACGAAGAAGATGTCGGAAGATCTGACCGACTACCTGCTGGAGATGGGGGTCCGGGCCCGCTACCTCCATTCGGAGATCAACACCCTCGAACGGGTCCAGTTGCTACGCGACCTGCGGTTGGGGGACTACGACGTGCTGGTCGGCATCAACCTGCTCCGGGAGGGATTGGACCTGCCGGAGGTGTCGTTGGTGGCGATCCTTGACGCCGACAAGGAGGGCTTCCTGCGCTCCGAGACCAGCCTGATCCAGATCATCGGCCGGGCTGCCCGGAACGTCTCGGGCCGGGTCATCATGTACGCGGACGACGTGACCGATTCCATGAGGGCCGCCATCGGGGAGACCAACCGCCGCCGCCACCTTCAGGTGCGCTACAACGAGGAGCACGGCATCGACCCCCAGACCATCCGCAAGAAGGTGTCCGACATCCTCGAGCTGGTGTCATCGAGCGGTCCATCCTCCAGGCGCCGGGACCGGAGCCTGGGCTCGATGGAGGTGAGCTTCCCGGTGGAACTGGCCGGCGAAGACCTGGGTCGCCTGATCCAGAGCCTCGAGGACGAGATGAGGGAAGCCGCCCGGGAACTCCGCTTCGAGTACGCCGCCCGCCTCCGGGACGAGGTGACCGAGCTCAAGCGCGAGATGAAGGAACTGAGCGAGGTAATCCGGTAG
- the speB gene encoding agmatinase: MPDYGNMHGWHSEEFVERREFDLPAYMGATTFAKLPLVTDIGQIAERAPDAVIVGAPLDDGTTYRPGARFGPRAIRTGNNNYGVFYSLQLGVDLFEVLDVVDAGDANIEPVWLERGYAMIYRKVRDLAATGTVPIVLGGDHGITWPAATAIAEANDPARIGMVHFDAHADTGEVFGPIANHGSPMRKLLESGAIAGPNFVQVGLRGYWPDGETLAWMQEKGFRTHFITEIEEHGAEAVVDRAIEEALDGADAVYLSVDIDVLDPAYAPGTGTAEPGGMSTRELLRAVRRIVGAVELAGMDVVEVSPPFDHADLTAMAANRVVMEALSALAVKKRSGTGVRRSTGRVGGGS, from the coding sequence ATGCCTGATTACGGGAACATGCACGGATGGCACAGCGAAGAGTTCGTAGAACGTCGCGAATTCGATCTGCCCGCGTACATGGGGGCCACCACGTTCGCCAAGCTCCCCCTCGTAACCGACATCGGCCAGATCGCCGAGCGGGCCCCCGACGCGGTCATCGTGGGCGCGCCGCTCGACGACGGCACCACCTACCGGCCGGGGGCGAGGTTCGGGCCCAGAGCCATACGGACGGGCAACAACAACTACGGCGTGTTCTACTCCCTCCAGCTCGGGGTGGACCTCTTCGAGGTGCTGGACGTGGTCGACGCCGGGGACGCCAACATCGAGCCGGTGTGGCTGGAACGGGGTTACGCGATGATCTACCGCAAGGTTCGCGACCTGGCCGCGACGGGCACGGTGCCGATCGTCCTCGGAGGTGACCACGGCATCACCTGGCCGGCGGCCACCGCCATCGCGGAGGCCAACGATCCGGCGCGCATCGGGATGGTCCACTTCGATGCGCACGCCGACACCGGCGAAGTCTTCGGACCGATCGCGAACCACGGATCCCCGATGCGGAAGCTCCTGGAGTCGGGCGCGATCGCGGGACCGAACTTCGTGCAGGTGGGGCTCAGAGGCTACTGGCCGGACGGGGAGACGCTGGCCTGGATGCAGGAGAAGGGCTTCCGGACGCACTTCATCACCGAGATCGAGGAGCATGGCGCCGAGGCGGTGGTCGACCGGGCGATCGAAGAGGCATTGGACGGCGCCGATGCCGTGTACCTGAGCGTGGACATAGACGTTCTGGACCCGGCCTACGCTCCGGGGACGGGAACGGCCGAGCCTGGCGGGATGAGTACCCGCGAGCTGCTACGGGCGGTACGCCGGATAGTCGGCGCGGTCGAATTGGCGGGCATGGACGTGGTGGAGGTCTCCCCGCCCTTTGACCATGCCGATCTGACCGCGATGGCGGCCAACCGCGTGGTGATGGAGGCCCTCTCCGCGCTCGCCGTCAAGAAACGGTCGGGCACCGGCGTCCGGAGGTCTACCGGCCGGGTCGGGGGCGGGTCCTGA